The following are from one region of the Acidobacteriota bacterium genome:
- a CDS encoding HAMP domain-containing histidine kinase has product MKDFLNKHILVAGLMAVTAPLLILVALQYQSLAKLQKAMPAAQKMWLKNCLWAIVSDVKEYYFVHAKQSLTVPAYLVEARRTEAIENHFKANTFPGSKQFFACTFDQSGNSSLLVYDSIQNKTIQSDELSKMPAVSTACSPWKFVSMEGTQFESASLTVYEKDPENRIILNPILNDDSKVVGVVGVVLDMHFLKEDYLPQAIQKFLPKFFPDDAQKNVVVNLRQACGEILLSTDVTKAKEQEDYISMPMPFVFTDLSLGIRDCYMSPEQWARSYFWYSLTLSGLMTLVLMGGILFTLRAAEREMRLCEMKTDFVSNVSHELRTPLSSIRVFAEFMKLGRVKDFEKICEYGEYIENESQRLTQLINNILDFSKIESGRKMYRYEKANLADTINDTLKIVDLRLKQSGFDVKVAMPEDPLPPTVIDRDAIAQALLNLLDNAVKYSGQAKEILVRLETEEGHLAVSVTDHGIGIPLDDQEKIFEKFYRVCTGCVHDVKGSGLGLSIVKHIVEAHHGRITVHSKPSQGTTFTIHLPVAES; this is encoded by the coding sequence GTGAAAGATTTTCTCAATAAACACATCCTTGTCGCCGGGTTGATGGCGGTTACCGCACCGCTTCTGATTCTGGTGGCGTTGCAGTACCAGTCCTTAGCCAAACTTCAAAAAGCCATGCCCGCCGCCCAGAAAATGTGGCTCAAGAACTGTCTGTGGGCGATTGTGTCAGACGTCAAGGAATATTACTTTGTCCATGCCAAACAATCACTGACTGTTCCAGCCTATCTGGTCGAAGCCCGCCGCACTGAAGCGATTGAAAACCACTTTAAAGCCAATACCTTTCCAGGCTCAAAACAATTCTTCGCCTGTACTTTTGATCAAAGTGGAAACAGCTCTCTGCTGGTCTATGACTCAATTCAAAACAAAACCATTCAGTCGGATGAACTATCGAAAATGCCGGCGGTGAGTACAGCCTGTTCACCGTGGAAATTTGTTTCGATGGAAGGAACACAATTTGAATCAGCCTCACTGACCGTCTATGAAAAAGATCCTGAAAACCGGATCATTCTCAATCCAATCCTGAATGATGACTCTAAGGTGGTTGGGGTGGTTGGGGTGGTTCTGGATATGCACTTTCTGAAAGAAGATTACCTTCCTCAGGCGATCCAGAAATTCCTGCCGAAATTTTTCCCAGATGATGCCCAGAAAAATGTGGTCGTGAACCTGCGACAAGCGTGTGGTGAAATCCTGCTGTCAACTGATGTGACCAAAGCCAAAGAGCAGGAAGATTATATTTCGATGCCGATGCCCTTTGTGTTTACGGATTTAAGCCTGGGAATCCGGGACTGTTATATGTCACCCGAACAGTGGGCCCGTTCTTATTTCTGGTACAGCCTGACGCTCTCGGGGTTGATGACGCTGGTGTTAATGGGCGGCATCTTGTTTACGCTCCGTGCGGCTGAGCGCGAAATGCGGTTGTGTGAAATGAAGACCGACTTTGTTTCCAATGTGTCCCACGAATTGCGCACGCCACTTTCATCCATCCGGGTTTTTGCTGAATTTATGAAACTGGGACGGGTCAAGGATTTCGAGAAAATCTGTGAGTATGGTGAATATATCGAGAACGAAAGCCAGCGCTTGACTCAACTTATCAATAACATTCTGGATTTTTCGAAGATCGAATCTGGCCGAAAAATGTACCGGTATGAAAAAGCCAATCTGGCTGACACCATCAATGACACCTTGAAAATTGTGGATCTCCGACTCAAGCAAAGCGGATTTGATGTTAAAGTCGCCATGCCGGAAGATCCATTACCCCCAACCGTCATTGACCGGGATGCCATTGCCCAGGCATTGCTCAATTTGCTCGATAATGCGGTCAAATATTCTGGCCAGGCGAAAGAAATTTTGGTTCGGTTGGAAACCGAAGAAGGCCACCTGGCTGTTTCCGTGACTGATCATGGGATTGGCATTCCACTTGATGACCAGGAAAAAATCTTCGAAAAATTTTATCGTGTGTGTACCGGGTGTGTTCACGACGTCAAAGGGAGCGGACTCGGGCTGTCAATTGTCAAACATATTGTTGAGGCTCATCACGGGCGCATTACCGTCCACAGCAAGCCAAGCCAGGGAACGACCTTCACGATTCATCTTCCAGTTGCCGAAAGCTAA
- a CDS encoding response regulator transcription factor, translating into MRRVLIVEDDPSITVALRDGFEYEGYSVLIARDGVEGLRMATEKEIDLVILDVMLPKMSGFDVCKQLRAASNSTPIIMLTARGQEIDKVLGLKMGADDYITKPFSFMELMARVEAVLRRVSRQNTQLDFYEFGDITLDLKKYEARKKGELLDLSPREIKILKYFIDHRGEVVTRDHLLDVVWGYNSAPLTRTVDMHIAKLRQKIEDTPSDPKYIITVHRVGYKFTS; encoded by the coding sequence ATGCGAAGAGTCTTGATCGTAGAAGATGATCCCTCCATCACCGTCGCGCTACGGGATGGATTTGAATATGAAGGGTATTCCGTTCTGATTGCCCGGGATGGCGTCGAAGGGTTACGAATGGCGACCGAGAAGGAAATAGATCTGGTCATCCTCGATGTGATGTTGCCGAAGATGAGCGGTTTTGATGTCTGCAAACAGCTTCGGGCCGCCAGCAATTCCACGCCCATCATTATGTTAACTGCCAGGGGGCAGGAAATTGACAAAGTGCTGGGTTTGAAAATGGGGGCTGATGATTACATCACCAAACCATTCAGTTTTATGGAGTTAATGGCTAGAGTTGAAGCCGTCTTACGGCGGGTGTCACGCCAGAACACCCAACTTGATTTCTATGAATTTGGCGACATTACTCTGGATTTGAAAAAGTATGAGGCCCGAAAAAAAGGCGAATTGCTTGATCTCTCCCCTCGGGAAATCAAGATTCTGAAATACTTCATTGATCATCGCGGCGAGGTGGTTACTCGGGACCATTTGCTCGATGTTGTCTGGGGATACAACAGTGCCCCGTTGACCCGCACCGTGGATATGCATATCGCCAAGCTTCGTCAAAAAATCGAAGATACTCCCAGCGATCCAAAGTACATCATCACGGTTCACCGGGTGGGATACAAGTTCACGAGTTAA